In Heyndrickxia vini, the sequence TTTTATTTTCGACTGTTTTTGATAATTCATTACGTGAGCGATCGGTTAACATGACTGCGACATATGCATTATTATCAGTTACGATAACATTTGCACGATCCACTTCTTTTAATTTAGCAACTTTGTCTGCAGCTTTATCGGCAACTCTCATTTTATTGTTGACATTGCCATTGTTGTTAATGTTGTTGTTATCATTAACCAAATCATTCGCATTGTTATTATCGACTAAATCGTTGTTATAGTTAACATTACGAGGATTAACGTTTCGATCATCATTATTGTAACGAACTGGACTAACATTGTTGCGTTTCGTTCCATTGTTATCATTATTTGTAGCACATCCCATTAATAACCCTGAAACAACTCCTACACAAATCATCGTTTTAGCTATTTTCAACTTTGACTCCTCCTTTTTTTTAAAGTCATTACTAATTTTCCAAGCGCGAGAAATTTTATGCCGACTAAATTAAGGATATTTGTCCAATTCGTAATGTAAATATCATCTAAAAATCCTCGAAAAAAAATATTTTACTTGTATAATGAAAGAAGCGGTTCCTTCGATACGCATGTATATATGAGAATTGCCAATCTAATTTATTTTTTATTAATGAAAGAGTGATTTAAAAGTGAGCTGGATAAAAAAAATAATAAATCTTTTTACTGTTGAAGTAGAAGATGATGAAGAAATGAATATTGATCGAAAAAAAGCAAATTCTAATCAAAATGATACATATAGAAATTTTGAAACTCGAATGAAATATGAATATCCAAAAGGAAAATTCCGCTTTCCAATTATTCCCGATGAGGAACAGGGAGAACAGATAAAACAGATTAATTCAAAGAAAGTTCCGGAGCGTCCTCAAAAGCAGCATCCAATCATTCATCACAAAAAAACGGAACAACCAGTGAAAAAAACAACGATAGAAAAACTAGCCAAACCGGAAGTAGCTTATAAAAAAATTGAGCCCATCAATAAACGGCCATTTAAACCGACAGAAATCCCTTCTCCCGTGTATGGATTTAAAAGACCGCCTAAAAAAGAGGAGAAGGAAAGTGATTTTGAATTTGAATTGCCTGGCATAACAACTACACAAACATTTAACGATGTAGGGTTGGAAGAAAGTGTCACTTCTGAAAAAACGATCGATTTATTACGAGAAATAAAATTAAAAGCACCAATTCCAAAAGAAGAGGAAGAAGTTCTAGAAGCTAAAGATGAGGGTAACGGCCGAATAATTGAAGAGAGTCAAAATAATATGTTTGATCTTAATAATGGCAGCGAATTGCTAAGTAAAGAAGAAAACGTTGAAATATCTGAAGTAAATGAGTTTAACGAAGAAAAAAACGTTGAAATAACTGAAGTGAATGAGTTTAACGAAGAAAAAAACGTTGAAATAACTGAAGTGAATGAGTTTAACGAAGAAAAAAACGTTGAAATAACTGAAGTAAATGAGTTTAATGAAGAAGCAAATTTTGAAATAGATGAAGTAAGTGGAGTTAATGATGAGGACGAACAAACAGAAACAGATATAACTGTTGAAACTGAAACACCTTCCAGATCTCATATTCCTTTCAATGTCTTAATGTTAAAGCAGGATCGACAAAAATGGGAGGAAAAAAGTCAAAAAAAGATTTCTTCAGAAAAAGAATTAAAACAGGAAACAATGGTAAATCGTGAAATATTCCAGTCATTTGTTTTTCCTTCATATCAATTATTATTGCCGCCGGTAATATCGGATGTAGATGGTGAGTGGGTTAAAAAACAGAGCGATATTTTAAATGAAACATTATTAAATTTTAATGTAAGAGCAAAAGTGGTAAATGTTAGTCAAGGGCCATCAGTTACAAGATTTGAAATTCAACCTGAACCGGGTGTAAAAGTAAATAAAATAACTAATTTGAGCGATGATCTAAAACTAAGCCTTGCTGCAAAAGATATAAGGATTGAGGCGCCAATACCGGGTAAACATACAGTTGGAATTGAAATTCCTAATATGAATAGCAGGCCAGTCATGATTAGTGAAATCATTTTCAATTCAGTATTTAAAGAAAGTAAATCCCCGCTGACCGCGGCACTTGGTCTTGATATTTCCGGTAACCCAATCATTACCGATTTAAGGAAAATGCCTCATGGTTTAATTGCCGGTGCTACTGGTTCAGGTAAAAGTGTTTGCATTAACTCAATACTTGTTAGTTTATTATATAAAGCAACGCCGAATGAGCTAAAGCTGTTACTAATCGATCCAAAAATGGTAGAGCTTGCACCATATAATCACATACCACATCTAGTTAGTCCTGTTATTACGGATGTCAAAGCAGCAACAGCAGCATTAAAGTGGGCAGTTGAGGAGATGGAACGGCGGTATGAGCTATTTGCCCACACCGGGGTTAGAGATATTCAACGCTTTAATGAATTAGCTGAAGCTCATCGACAATTCAATGATAAACTGCCTTATATTGTTATCGTGATTGATGAGTTGGCAGATTTAATGATGATGTCTCCAGCAGATGTCGAAGAAGCAATTTGCCGCATTGCTCAAAAAGCACGTGCATGCGGTATACATTTAATTATCGCAACACAAAGGCCATCTGTAGACGTTATTACGGGATTGATAAAAGCAAATGTGCCAACGAGAATTGCTTTCTCTGTATCCTCACAAGTTGATTCTCGAACGATTATAGATATAAGCGGGGCTGAAAAACTTCTTGGAAGAGGAGATATGCTGTTTTTGGAAAATGGTTCTTCGAAACCAGTTAGACTTCAAGGCACATTTGTGACGGATGAGGAAATCGATCGAGTTGTCCATCATGTTCGACAAGAGGAAAAACCGAATTATCTATTTGAACAAGAAGAACTGTTGAAGAAAGCACAAATTGAGGACGAGGAAGATGAAATATTTTTTGAAGCTTGTGAATTTATCATTGATCAAGGCGGTGCTTCCACCTCATTATTACAAAGAAATTTTCGAATCGGGTATAATAGGGCCGCTCGATTAATTGAAATGATGGAACAACAAGGGATTATTTCAGAGGCGAAGGGAAGCAAACCAAGAGATGTTTTAATTTCAAGAACGGACTTAGAAGCGCTTTATGAAGCAACTTCGAGTTATTAATAGGATAAATAAGCGGAGCATTTGCTCTGCTTTTTATCATTTCTTGTATTTATATGCATAGCTATACTGTAATAAAGATGTTATACATATCATAGTCATGAAATATAAAAAGTGATATAATATTGGAATATGAACAATTTATTTTAATCAAATGTTCACATAAACTATTTTGTATGAGCAAGGAAAACACGATTTAGTTTTTCTTAGCAAATGATATACATATATCATATACTGTGTACATATAGACATTGTTGGAGGTTCTATTATGAATGTATACCATTTCGTAGGTATTAAAGGATCCGGTATGAGTGCATTGGCACAAATACTACACGATATGGGTTATGAAGTGCAAGGATCAGACGTTGAGAAGTATTTTTTTACTCAAAAGGGTTTGGAAGAATCGGGAATCAAAATATTGCCGTTTGGACGTGAAAACATTAAATCGGGATTAACCGTTATTGCAGGAAATGCCTTTGCTGATACTCACGAAGAAATTGATGAAGCAATGAAAATGGGAATTCCAGTCATTAGATACCATAAATTTTTAGGGGAATTTATGCAGAAGTTCACGAGTATTGCTATCGCGGGTGCTCACGGAAAGACATCAACTACAGGATTACTTGCCCATGTAATTTCTGGATCTGAACCGACTTCCTATTTAATTGGGGACGGGACAGGACATGGCGAAAGGGATGCACAATACTTTGTCTTTGAAGCATGTGAGTATCGACGCCACTTTTTATCGTACTACCCTGATTATGCGATAATGACAAATATTGATTTTGATCATCCGGATTATTTTGCAAATATTGATGATGTATTTTCTGCCTTTCAAGAGATGGCAATGCATGTGAAAAAAGGGATATTTGCATATGGGGATGATGAGCAGCTGCAAAAGATACAAGCAAAAGTACCCGTATTATTCTACGGTTTTGCAGAGGAAAATGATTTCCAAGCCACAAATATTGAAAAAACAGAAAATGGAACAAAATTTGATGTTTTTGTTCGTAATAATTTCTATGCAAGCTTTGAAATTCCTACCTTTGGGAACCATAATGTCTTAAATGCATTATCTGTTATTGCTTTATGTCATTACGAAGAAATTAACACAGAAACAACGAAAGAATACTTAAAGACTTTCCAAGGTGTAAAACGGAGATTTACTGAGAAACAAATAGGCTCGCAAATGATTATTGATGATTATGCACATCATCCAACTGAAATTAAAGCGACAATTGATTCGGCAAGACAAAAGTATCCAGATCGAGAAATTATTGCCGTTTTTCAACCCCATACATTTACAAGAACACAAACATTTTTAATGGAATTTGCTCAAAGCCTAAGTGAAGCTGATCAAGTTTTTCTATGTGAAATATTTGGTTCAGCTAGAGAAATTCATGGACAGTTGACAGTCAATGATTTAAAAGACAAAATTGGCGGGGCGCAAATTCTACAAGAGGAAGATATGTCACCGC encodes:
- a CDS encoding YhcN/YlaJ family sporulation lipoprotein; this encodes MICVGVVSGLLMGCATNNDNNGTKRNNVSPVRYNNDDRNVNPRNVNYNNDLVDNNNANDLVNDNNNINNNGNVNNKMRVADKAADKVAKLKEVDRANVIVTDNNAYVAVMLTDRSRNELSKTVENKIAKEVRKADNDIDNVYVSVNPDFFDRMTDYGNDIRNGHPISGLFDQFNQTVQRIFPNAR
- the murC gene encoding UDP-N-acetylmuramate--L-alanine ligase, producing MNVYHFVGIKGSGMSALAQILHDMGYEVQGSDVEKYFFTQKGLEESGIKILPFGRENIKSGLTVIAGNAFADTHEEIDEAMKMGIPVIRYHKFLGEFMQKFTSIAIAGAHGKTSTTGLLAHVISGSEPTSYLIGDGTGHGERDAQYFVFEACEYRRHFLSYYPDYAIMTNIDFDHPDYFANIDDVFSAFQEMAMHVKKGIFAYGDDEQLQKIQAKVPVLFYGFAEENDFQATNIEKTENGTKFDVFVRNNFYASFEIPTFGNHNVLNALSVIALCHYEEINTETTKEYLKTFQGVKRRFTEKQIGSQMIIDDYAHHPTEIKATIDSARQKYPDREIIAVFQPHTFTRTQTFLMEFAQSLSEADQVFLCEIFGSAREIHGQLTVNDLKDKIGGAQILQEEDMSPLLQLKDSVIIFMGAGDIQKYQRAYEVLLENN
- a CDS encoding DNA translocase FtsK, with product MSWIKKIINLFTVEVEDDEEMNIDRKKANSNQNDTYRNFETRMKYEYPKGKFRFPIIPDEEQGEQIKQINSKKVPERPQKQHPIIHHKKTEQPVKKTTIEKLAKPEVAYKKIEPINKRPFKPTEIPSPVYGFKRPPKKEEKESDFEFELPGITTTQTFNDVGLEESVTSEKTIDLLREIKLKAPIPKEEEEVLEAKDEGNGRIIEESQNNMFDLNNGSELLSKEENVEISEVNEFNEEKNVEITEVNEFNEEKNVEITEVNEFNEEKNVEITEVNEFNEEANFEIDEVSGVNDEDEQTETDITVETETPSRSHIPFNVLMLKQDRQKWEEKSQKKISSEKELKQETMVNREIFQSFVFPSYQLLLPPVISDVDGEWVKKQSDILNETLLNFNVRAKVVNVSQGPSVTRFEIQPEPGVKVNKITNLSDDLKLSLAAKDIRIEAPIPGKHTVGIEIPNMNSRPVMISEIIFNSVFKESKSPLTAALGLDISGNPIITDLRKMPHGLIAGATGSGKSVCINSILVSLLYKATPNELKLLLIDPKMVELAPYNHIPHLVSPVITDVKAATAALKWAVEEMERRYELFAHTGVRDIQRFNELAEAHRQFNDKLPYIVIVIDELADLMMMSPADVEEAICRIAQKARACGIHLIIATQRPSVDVITGLIKANVPTRIAFSVSSQVDSRTIIDISGAEKLLGRGDMLFLENGSSKPVRLQGTFVTDEEIDRVVHHVRQEEKPNYLFEQEELLKKAQIEDEEDEIFFEACEFIIDQGGASTSLLQRNFRIGYNRAARLIEMMEQQGIISEAKGSKPRDVLISRTDLEALYEATSSY